A section of the Dermacoccus nishinomiyaensis genome encodes:
- a CDS encoding ATP-dependent Clp protease proteolytic subunit: MAGPQMAAGLDDQIYNRLLKERIIFLGSDVRDDNANAICAQLLLLAAEDPEKDIWLYINSPGGSVTAGMAIFDTMQWVPNDVCTVAMGLAASMGQFLLSAGAKGKRYATPHARIMMHQPLGGIQGTASDVKTQAEQLLHIKKQMAELIAEHTGQPVEKISADSDRDRWFTAAEAKEYGFVDHVFERSQDATKDATGDAAAFSESSDH; the protein is encoded by the coding sequence ATGGCAGGCCCGCAGATGGCCGCCGGCCTCGACGACCAGATCTACAACCGGCTCCTCAAGGAGCGCATCATCTTCCTCGGTTCGGATGTTCGCGACGACAATGCGAACGCCATCTGCGCGCAGCTGCTGCTGCTCGCCGCAGAGGACCCGGAGAAGGACATCTGGCTCTACATCAACTCGCCCGGTGGTTCGGTGACGGCCGGCATGGCCATCTTCGACACGATGCAGTGGGTGCCGAACGACGTGTGCACCGTCGCGATGGGTCTGGCCGCGTCGATGGGTCAGTTCCTGCTGTCCGCCGGCGCCAAGGGCAAGCGCTACGCGACGCCGCACGCGCGCATCATGATGCACCAGCCGCTCGGCGGCATCCAGGGCACGGCCTCCGACGTGAAGACGCAGGCCGAGCAGCTGCTGCACATCAAGAAGCAGATGGCCGAGCTCATCGCCGAGCACACGGGCCAGCCGGTCGAGAAGATCTCGGCCGACTCCGACCGCGACCGCTGGTTCACCGCGGCCGAGGCCAAGGAGTACGGCTTCGTCGACCACGTCTTCGAGCGTTCGCAGGACGCCACCAAGGACGCGACCGGGGACGCTGCGGCATTCTCCGAGTCGTCCGACCACTGA
- a CDS encoding ABC transporter ATP-binding protein encodes MASVTFDEATRLHKGAPRPSVNKVTLDIADGEFLVLVGPSGCGKSTTLRMLAGLEPVDEGRILIDGHDQAGVRPRDRDVAMVFQSYALYPTMTARQNMAFALENAGTSKADINARVEEAAKILELEPLLDRKPGAMSGGQRQRVAMGRAIVRQPKVFCMDEPLSNLDAKLRVSTRAQIAALQRRLGVTTVYVTHDQVEAMTMGHRVAVLKDGILQQCDTPEELYERPRNTFVAGFIGSPSISLMDAALTGGDATFHGMRVSLSRDIKATSDRVTIGVRPEAFVVAQPGEAGALELEVELVETLGSEAFVYGRPAGEPDGPRIGTRVDKRVRPTQGDRFAVKPLAGHVHVFDTETGERL; translated from the coding sequence ATGGCATCCGTCACCTTCGACGAGGCCACCCGCCTGCACAAGGGTGCGCCCCGTCCCTCCGTCAACAAGGTCACGCTCGACATCGCCGACGGGGAGTTCCTCGTCCTCGTCGGCCCGTCGGGCTGCGGCAAGTCGACGACGCTCCGCATGCTCGCCGGCCTCGAACCGGTCGACGAGGGCCGCATCCTCATCGACGGCCACGACCAGGCCGGCGTGCGTCCCCGTGATCGCGACGTCGCGATGGTCTTTCAAAGCTACGCGCTCTACCCGACCATGACGGCACGTCAGAACATGGCGTTCGCGCTCGAGAACGCAGGCACCTCGAAGGCGGACATCAACGCCCGCGTCGAGGAGGCGGCGAAGATCCTCGAGCTCGAGCCCCTCCTCGACCGCAAGCCGGGCGCGATGTCGGGTGGCCAGCGTCAGCGTGTCGCCATGGGTCGCGCGATCGTGCGCCAGCCCAAGGTGTTCTGCATGGACGAGCCGCTGTCGAACCTCGACGCCAAGCTGCGCGTCTCGACGCGTGCGCAGATCGCGGCGCTGCAGCGACGCCTCGGCGTCACGACCGTCTACGTCACGCACGACCAGGTCGAGGCGATGACGATGGGTCACCGTGTCGCGGTGCTCAAGGACGGCATCTTGCAGCAGTGCGACACCCCGGAGGAGCTGTACGAACGGCCGCGCAACACGTTCGTCGCAGGCTTCATCGGTTCGCCGTCGATCAGCCTCATGGACGCCGCGCTCACCGGCGGTGACGCGACGTTCCACGGCATGCGGGTGTCGTTGTCGCGCGACATCAAGGCGACGTCGGATCGCGTGACGATCGGGGTGCGCCCCGAGGCGTTCGTCGTCGCGCAGCCCGGTGAGGCGGGTGCGCTCGAGCTCGAGGTCGAACTCGTCGAGACGCTCGGCTCGGAGGCGTTCGTCTACGGTCGCCCCGCGGGCGAGCCTGACGGCCCCCGCATCGGCACGCGCGTCGACAAGCGCGTGCGCCCGACGCAGGGTGACCGGTTCGCGGTGAAGCCTTTGGCCGGCCACGTCCACGTCTTCGACACGGAGACCGGCGAGCGGCTGTGA
- a CDS encoding mycothiol-dependent nitroreductase Rv2466c family protein, with amino-acid sequence MSENQPESAAPTVEMFFDPMCPWAWMTSRWLMEVEKVRDVRVTWRVMSLAVLNEGRDLPDDYRAFLEQAWAPARLVIAAQQAHGDDVVKPLYDAIGTRFHPGGADPRDAESVRRVLVESLAECGLEPELVDAATNVPGDDVDVALRAAHKRATDLVGTDVGTPVVAFGGTAFFGPVVTPAPKGEDAGRLWDGCLLVAGTPGFYELKRSRDVGPDFS; translated from the coding sequence GTGAGCGAAAATCAGCCCGAGTCCGCAGCCCCTACCGTCGAGATGTTCTTCGACCCGATGTGCCCGTGGGCGTGGATGACGTCCCGCTGGCTCATGGAGGTCGAGAAGGTGCGTGACGTGCGCGTCACCTGGCGCGTCATGAGCCTCGCCGTCCTCAACGAGGGCCGCGACCTGCCCGATGATTACCGGGCCTTCCTCGAACAGGCGTGGGCGCCCGCACGCCTGGTCATCGCGGCGCAACAGGCGCACGGCGACGACGTCGTCAAGCCGCTCTACGACGCGATCGGCACCCGCTTCCACCCCGGCGGCGCCGACCCGCGTGACGCCGAGAGCGTGCGGCGCGTGCTCGTGGAGTCGCTCGCCGAGTGCGGTCTCGAGCCGGAGCTCGTCGACGCGGCGACCAACGTGCCCGGCGACGATGTCGACGTCGCCCTGCGGGCCGCGCACAAGCGCGCGACCGACCTCGTCGGCACGGACGTCGGCACCCCCGTCGTCGCGTTCGGCGGCACCGCGTTCTTCGGCCCGGTCGTGACGCCGGCGCCCAAGGGTGAGGACGCCGGGCGCCTGTGGGACGGCTGCCTCCTCGTCGCGGGCACGCCCGGTTTCTACGAACTCAAGCGCAGCCGCGACGTCGGCCCCGACTTCAGCTGA
- a CDS encoding PP2C family protein-serine/threonine phosphatase yields MVLEAQREQTRLRQSVQRAVATPISKPHSVVVAFALLTAIVCAAAIALTPTMSHAVFIPLIVAAAFLLSGRRLALAIAIVLTGYVTTAAITWSDAPTQWSVAVALALIVGIVAFANRQRFTMGVPLSVGSSMLKDLRQRLDTQALPPEMPDGMRVEHCVMPSRGDAFSGDFVVAARRDDHLHLALTDVSGHGPSAGMRALLLSGALAGLLGETRPEDFLPGANRYLIRQGWRDGFASAIHVSINVEDGQYCVGTAGHPSAAHYHAGTRRWEMITGAAGLLLGLFDQGPQDYARAGGVLEPGDVLLLYTDGVVEGPDGDLAAGTQQMLGLAQRAISAGPEGAAQRICEASARTGGQDDRSVVVIWRPVPESSESRHARGTASV; encoded by the coding sequence GTGGTTCTGGAGGCTCAACGCGAACAGACGCGCCTGCGTCAGTCGGTGCAGCGTGCCGTGGCCACTCCGATCTCCAAGCCGCACAGCGTCGTCGTCGCGTTCGCGCTGCTCACCGCGATCGTCTGTGCCGCCGCCATCGCGCTCACGCCGACGATGTCGCATGCGGTCTTCATCCCGCTCATCGTCGCCGCAGCGTTCCTGTTGTCGGGGCGTCGCCTGGCGCTCGCCATCGCCATCGTCCTGACGGGCTATGTGACGACGGCCGCGATCACCTGGTCCGACGCGCCGACGCAGTGGTCCGTCGCGGTGGCTCTCGCCCTCATCGTCGGCATCGTCGCGTTCGCGAACCGTCAGCGCTTCACGATGGGTGTGCCGCTCTCGGTCGGCTCGAGCATGCTCAAGGATCTGCGCCAGCGGCTCGACACCCAGGCCCTGCCACCCGAGATGCCGGACGGGATGCGCGTCGAGCACTGTGTCATGCCCTCACGCGGGGATGCCTTCAGCGGTGACTTCGTCGTCGCCGCCCGACGCGACGACCACCTGCACCTCGCCCTCACCGACGTCTCCGGGCACGGCCCGTCTGCCGGGATGCGTGCGCTGCTGCTCTCCGGCGCCCTCGCAGGGTTGCTGGGGGAGACGCGCCCGGAGGATTTTCTTCCCGGCGCGAACCGCTACCTCATCCGCCAGGGCTGGCGCGACGGGTTCGCCTCCGCCATCCACGTCTCGATCAACGTCGAGGACGGCCAGTACTGCGTCGGTACGGCCGGTCACCCGAGCGCCGCGCATTATCACGCGGGCACGCGCCGCTGGGAGATGATCACCGGCGCGGCCGGTCTGCTGCTCGGGTTGTTCGACCAGGGGCCGCAGGACTACGCGCGCGCCGGCGGGGTGCTCGAGCCCGGCGATGTCCTGCTCCTCTACACCGACGGCGTCGTCGAGGGCCCTGACGGCGACCTCGCGGCCGGGACGCAGCAGATGCTCGGCCTCGCGCAACGGGCCATCAGCGCCGGCCCGGAGGGGGCGGCCCAGCGCATCTGCGAGGCCTCGGCGCGCACCGGGGGGCAGGACGATCGCTCCGTTGTCGTCATCTGGCGGCCCGTGCCTGAGTCGTCCGAATCGCGCCACGCGCGCGGAACCGCGTCCGTCTGA
- the tig gene encoding trigger factor, which yields MKSAVENLTPTRVKLTVDVTADELKPSIEKAYTTIGSQVQIPGFRKGKVPAKLIEQRFGRAAVIQEAVNEALPELYTNAIVENDVKVLGQPEVDITEFPLEDGAGLSFTAEVDIRPEITLPAFDTLEVEVEPIEVSDADIDERIAELRERFGTLESVERKAKKGDFVTIDLSATIDGNEIDAVSGVSYEIGSGTMLDGLDEALTGLKAGEEATFTSPLAGGEHEGENAECTVKVESVKVRELPELDDEFAQLASSFDTIDELKADLRAEVERTKRFEQGVQARDKVLEVLLEQLDIPVPESIVTEEVTNHLEGENRLDDDEHRAEVTESTRQQVATQLLLDEIVEKHEIQVGQDELIEYLIMSAQQYGMDPNTFAQALDAQGQVPAIMGEVARRKALATVLESATVKDTAGNVVDLNAAVDTGDDEDEAQAADAADGENATPVASEDADADAADKPAKKAAAKKTTTKKAASKKTATKKVAAPAEATDADSAEAAEKPAKKAAAKKTAAKKTATKTAAKKTAAKKTAKKAVDGE from the coding sequence ATGAAGAGCGCTGTCGAAAACCTAACCCCGACCCGGGTCAAGCTCACCGTTGACGTCACGGCCGACGAACTGAAGCCGAGCATCGAGAAGGCCTACACGACCATCGGCTCGCAGGTTCAGATCCCCGGTTTCCGCAAGGGCAAGGTTCCCGCGAAGCTCATCGAGCAGCGTTTCGGCCGCGCGGCCGTCATCCAGGAAGCCGTCAACGAGGCGCTTCCGGAGCTGTACACGAACGCGATTGTCGAGAACGACGTCAAGGTCCTCGGCCAGCCCGAGGTCGACATCACCGAGTTCCCGCTCGAGGACGGCGCGGGCCTGAGCTTCACCGCCGAGGTCGACATCCGCCCCGAGATCACGCTCCCGGCGTTCGACACGCTCGAGGTCGAGGTCGAGCCGATCGAGGTCTCCGACGCCGACATCGACGAGCGCATCGCCGAGCTGCGCGAGCGTTTCGGCACGCTCGAGTCGGTCGAACGCAAGGCCAAGAAGGGCGACTTCGTCACGATCGACCTGTCGGCCACGATCGACGGCAACGAGATCGACGCGGTCTCCGGTGTCTCCTACGAGATCGGCTCGGGCACGATGCTCGACGGTCTCGACGAGGCGCTGACGGGCCTCAAGGCCGGCGAGGAGGCGACGTTCACCTCGCCGCTCGCCGGCGGTGAGCACGAGGGCGAGAACGCCGAGTGCACCGTCAAGGTCGAGTCGGTCAAGGTCCGTGAGCTGCCCGAGCTCGACGACGAGTTCGCCCAGCTGGCGTCGTCGTTCGACACGATCGACGAGCTCAAGGCCGACCTGCGCGCCGAGGTCGAGCGCACCAAGCGCTTCGAGCAGGGCGTCCAGGCCCGCGACAAGGTCCTCGAGGTCCTCCTCGAGCAGCTCGACATCCCGGTGCCCGAGTCCATCGTCACCGAAGAGGTGACGAACCACCTCGAGGGCGAGAACCGTCTCGACGATGACGAGCACCGCGCCGAGGTCACCGAATCGACGCGTCAGCAGGTCGCGACGCAGCTCCTGCTCGACGAGATCGTCGAGAAGCACGAGATCCAGGTCGGCCAGGACGAGCTGATCGAGTACCTCATCATGTCGGCGCAGCAGTACGGCATGGACCCGAACACGTTCGCGCAGGCGCTCGACGCGCAGGGCCAGGTGCCCGCCATCATGGGTGAGGTCGCTCGCCGCAAGGCGCTCGCCACCGTTCTCGAGTCCGCCACGGTCAAGGACACGGCGGGCAACGTCGTCGACCTGAACGCCGCCGTCGACACCGGCGATGACGAGGACGAGGCGCAGGCCGCCGACGCCGCCGACGGTGAGAACGCCACTCCGGTCGCCTCCGAGGACGCCGACGCCGACGCTGCGGACAAGCCCGCCAAGAAGGCTGCCGCGAAGAAGACGACGACCAAGAAGGCCGCGTCGAAGAAGACGGCAACGAAGAAGGTCGCCGCCCCTGCCGAGGCCACTGACGCCGACTCCGCTGAGGCCGCGGAGAAGCCGGCCAAGAAGGCAGCCGCCAAGAAGACGGCTGCGAAGAAGACGGCGACGAAGACCGCCGCCAAGAAGACCGCTGCGAAGAAGACGGCCAAGAAGGCTGTCGACGGCGAGTGA
- a CDS encoding carbohydrate ABC transporter permease — translation MSTAAPQENAAAATPKRSGSSPFRRRPREEAHSNEVLDHGGLPMTIAGYAAMMIAFAIVAIPLYWIFMTSIKHRSDIYTTPAVWFPHSVTGEGYKTATQSIPFWDFFRNSVIVTVILSLAKIVLGVMSAYALSLIRFPGRNLVFIVVIAALMVPNQITVISNYALVSQLGWRNTYQGIILPLAGVAFGTFLMRNQFLSIPSEIIEAARMDGAGPMKLLRKVVMPMSWPTLIAFSIITVVNEWNEYLWPFLMSDDQRTGTLPVGLTQLQNNEGITDWGPVMAATMLAMLPVLALFLVLQRHMIKGLTAGAVKG, via the coding sequence ATGAGCACCGCAGCCCCGCAGGAGAACGCCGCTGCGGCCACGCCGAAGCGGTCGGGTTCCTCCCCGTTCCGACGACGCCCCCGCGAGGAGGCGCACAGCAACGAGGTCCTCGACCACGGCGGGTTGCCGATGACGATCGCCGGTTACGCCGCGATGATGATCGCGTTCGCGATCGTCGCGATCCCGCTGTACTGGATCTTCATGACGTCGATCAAGCACCGCAGCGACATCTACACGACGCCCGCCGTCTGGTTCCCGCACTCGGTCACGGGTGAGGGTTACAAGACCGCGACGCAGTCGATCCCCTTCTGGGACTTCTTCCGCAACTCGGTCATCGTCACCGTCATCCTGTCGCTCGCCAAGATCGTCCTCGGTGTCATGAGCGCCTACGCCCTGAGCCTCATCCGCTTCCCCGGGCGCAACCTCGTGTTCATCGTCGTCATCGCGGCGCTCATGGTGCCGAACCAGATCACCGTGATCTCGAACTACGCCCTCGTCAGCCAGCTCGGCTGGCGCAACACCTACCAGGGCATCATCCTGCCGTTGGCGGGCGTCGCGTTCGGCACGTTCCTCATGCGCAACCAGTTCCTGTCGATCCCCAGCGAGATCATCGAGGCCGCGCGCATGGACGGGGCCGGGCCGATGAAGCTGCTGCGCAAGGTCGTCATGCCGATGTCGTGGCCGACCCTCATCGCGTTCTCCATCATCACCGTCGTCAACGAGTGGAACGAGTACCTGTGGCCGTTCCTCATGTCCGACGACCAGCGCACCGGCACCCTGCCGGTCGGCCTCACCCAGTTGCAGAACAACGAGGGCATCACGGACTGGGGCCCTGTCATGGCCGCCACGATGCTCGCCATGCTCCCCGTTCTCGCCCTGTTCCTCGTCCTGCAGCGCCACATGATCAAGGGCCTCACGGCCGGCGCCGTCAAGGGCTGA
- a CDS encoding ribose-5-phosphate isomerase, whose protein sequence is MRIHIGGDHAAFETQQALLTYLTEQGHEVINHGPSEYDAEDDYPVYVLRAAEGVRDDEGSLGIVLGGSGNGEQMAANKVKGIRAALCLTPEFASLAREHNGAQILSIGGRFVSIDEAKQIARTFIETPYAGVERHARRLAMVEKYERDGTLPSED, encoded by the coding sequence ATGCGCATTCACATCGGTGGCGACCACGCAGCTTTCGAGACCCAGCAGGCCCTGCTGACCTACCTGACCGAGCAGGGTCACGAGGTCATCAACCACGGCCCGAGCGAGTACGACGCCGAGGACGACTACCCGGTCTACGTCCTGCGTGCCGCCGAGGGCGTGCGTGACGACGAGGGCTCGCTCGGCATCGTTCTCGGCGGGTCCGGCAACGGCGAGCAGATGGCGGCCAACAAGGTCAAGGGCATCCGTGCCGCGCTGTGCCTGACGCCCGAGTTCGCCTCTCTCGCACGCGAGCACAACGGTGCGCAGATCCTGTCGATCGGTGGTCGCTTCGTCTCGATCGACGAGGCCAAGCAGATCGCCCGCACCTTCATCGAGACGCCGTACGCGGGCGTCGAGCGTCACGCGCGCCGCCTCGCGATGGTCGAGAAGTACGAACGGGACGGCACGCTGCCCTCCGAGGACTGA
- a CDS encoding ABC transporter substrate-binding protein, whose protein sequence is MSTLSRRNLFGLTAGAVVTAGLSACAGSGGSSSGGNNGGGDSNTIEFWSNHPGKSKATEQKLIAEFEKANPNLKVKLVDAGKSYPDVAQKFNAALSGGSLPDVVIVSDTTWFNFALNDRLADMSALTSENKLSTDDYVKGLYDDYKYEDKHYALPYSRSTVIFYYNKDAWKKAGLPDRAPTSWDEFEQWAPKLQSAMGSGKKAIVLDDGSDYLDWTFQSIAWSYGGGYSKDWTPTMASEGTVKAATKIQGWAKKGWMQTSKDSQADFASGIGACAIESTGGLAGVIKDASFKVGIGFLPAPGGIKTVPTGGAGLAVPKGISAERQKNAVKFIEFMTNKDNTITFSQATGYLPVRTSAMDDAKEKAYLEKNPEYAVAVKQLPKARPQDNVRVFLPGGGIDIGTSLDKIIAGSDVKSTLEALDKALQAKYDSQIKPKLKK, encoded by the coding sequence ATGTCCACACTCTCGCGCCGCAACCTCTTCGGCCTGACGGCTGGTGCCGTCGTCACCGCAGGCCTCAGCGCCTGCGCCGGCTCCGGCGGCTCCTCCAGCGGTGGTAACAACGGTGGCGGCGACTCGAACACGATCGAGTTCTGGAGCAACCACCCCGGCAAGTCGAAGGCGACCGAGCAGAAGCTCATCGCCGAGTTCGAGAAGGCCAACCCGAACCTCAAGGTCAAGCTCGTCGACGCCGGCAAGAGCTACCCCGACGTCGCGCAGAAGTTCAACGCGGCCCTGTCCGGCGGCAGCCTGCCCGACGTCGTCATCGTCTCCGACACGACGTGGTTCAACTTCGCCCTCAACGACCGTCTGGCCGACATGTCGGCCCTGACGTCCGAGAACAAGCTCTCGACGGACGACTACGTCAAGGGCCTGTACGACGACTACAAGTACGAGGACAAGCACTACGCCCTGCCGTACTCGCGCTCGACGGTCATCTTCTACTACAACAAGGACGCCTGGAAGAAGGCCGGTCTGCCGGACCGTGCGCCGACCTCGTGGGACGAGTTCGAGCAGTGGGCGCCCAAGCTGCAGTCGGCCATGGGCTCGGGCAAGAAGGCCATCGTCCTGGACGACGGCTCCGACTACCTCGACTGGACGTTCCAGTCCATCGCGTGGAGCTACGGCGGCGGCTACTCGAAGGACTGGACGCCCACCATGGCGTCCGAGGGCACCGTCAAGGCCGCCACGAAGATCCAGGGGTGGGCCAAGAAGGGCTGGATGCAGACGTCGAAGGACAGCCAGGCCGACTTCGCCTCGGGCATCGGCGCCTGCGCCATCGAGTCGACCGGTGGCCTCGCCGGCGTCATCAAGGACGCAAGCTTCAAGGTCGGCATCGGCTTCCTGCCCGCGCCGGGCGGCATCAAGACCGTGCCGACGGGTGGCGCCGGCCTCGCGGTGCCGAAGGGCATCTCCGCCGAGCGTCAGAAGAACGCCGTGAAGTTCATCGAGTTCATGACGAACAAGGACAACACGATCACCTTCTCCCAGGCGACCGGGTACCTGCCGGTGCGCACCTCCGCCATGGACGACGCGAAGGAGAAGGCGTACCTCGAGAAGAACCCCGAATACGCCGTCGCCGTCAAGCAGCTGCCGAAGGCCCGCCCCCAGGACAACGTCCGCGTGTTCCTGCCCGGCGGTGGCATCGACATCGGTACCTCGCTCGACAAGATCATCGCCGGCTCGGACGTCAAGTCGACGCTCGAGGCGCTCGACAAGGCGCTGCAGGCGAAGTACGACTCCCAGATCAAGCCCAAGCTGAAGAAGTAA
- a CDS encoding ATP-dependent Clp protease proteolytic subunit, with the protein MNTHSSMGHPMGGVTAPMPTSRYILPQFEERTSYGTKRLDPYTKLFEDRIIFLGVQVDDASADDIIAQLIVLESQDPDRDIVMYINSPGGSFTALTAIYDTMQYIRPDVHTFVLGQAASAAAVLLGAGAPGKRYALPNARVLIHQPAMEGSGGQASDVEIQANEIMRMREWLEETLAKHSGRSIEQVRADIDRDKILTAEMAKEYGLIDEVLTSRKASLES; encoded by the coding sequence ATGAACACCCACAGCTCCATGGGCCACCCGATGGGCGGCGTCACCGCGCCGATGCCGACGAGCCGCTACATCCTGCCCCAGTTCGAAGAGCGCACCTCGTACGGCACGAAGCGCCTCGACCCGTACACGAAGCTGTTCGAGGACCGCATCATCTTCCTCGGCGTCCAGGTCGACGACGCGTCGGCCGACGACATCATCGCGCAGCTCATCGTGCTCGAGTCGCAGGATCCGGACCGCGACATCGTCATGTACATCAACAGCCCCGGTGGCTCGTTCACCGCGCTGACGGCGATCTACGACACGATGCAGTACATCCGCCCGGACGTGCACACGTTCGTCCTGGGACAGGCTGCCTCGGCCGCCGCCGTCCTGCTCGGCGCCGGCGCGCCCGGCAAGCGGTACGCGCTGCCGAACGCGCGCGTGCTCATCCACCAGCCGGCGATGGAGGGCTCGGGCGGCCAGGCCTCCGACGTCGAGATCCAGGCCAACGAGATCATGCGCATGCGTGAGTGGCTCGAGGAGACCCTCGCGAAGCACTCCGGCCGCTCGATCGAGCAGGTGCGTGCCGACATCGACCGCGACAAGATCCTCACCGCCGAGATGGCCAAGGAGTACGGCCTCATCGACGAGGTGCTGACGAGCCGCAAGGCGTCGCTGGAGAGCTGA
- a CDS encoding antitoxin, producing MGIFDSAKDKASEFAQDNPDKLDQGVEKAGDFADDKTGGQHADQIDKGQDFANEKLDGAFGGE from the coding sequence ATGGGCATTTTCGACAGCGCCAAGGACAAGGCCAGCGAGTTCGCCCAGGACAACCCCGACAAGCTCGACCAGGGCGTCGAGAAGGCCGGCGACTTCGCCGACGACAAGACGGGCGGCCAGCACGCCGACCAGATCGACAAGGGCCAGGACTTCGCGAACGAGAAACTCGACGGCGCCTTCGGCGGCGAGTGA